A single region of the Deltaproteobacteria bacterium genome encodes:
- a CDS encoding stage II sporulation protein M — translation MPAERLLLETPERVGLDLEIVGLGPRALAFMLDAFILFLWWIFAVFVLGLLTRGDAVGWYEGLSDLIRTLLFVAIFAVNWGYGLIFEWAWNGQTPGKRVVGLRVVRRDGRPYDLVTSAVRNLSRLVDGFPLNTYAIGLTTVAVTTEHRRLGDLLAGTVLVRDAPPDLSVYGSGGGVETEGLERIAPLEAQVYETVADYLDRREHLDPAVREKVARATLEIVLSGSRDPAGERSAAGEGGAAIDAYLRRRMEASRATRRGAGVGAAALLHFVARRREDWEHLADALDRLVLGRASLADLEDLDNLYRQSSRDLAWVQTRYPGSTASRYLQGLCARAYREVYRGTGDRREAFRAFWRRDFPLAVWDSLPQVQLATFLLALGALTGALLVHLDPAVADDVLGPALMETVRSGRVWTDDLLSVAPPSLVSARIFTNNLSVTIAAFAGGLTFGVWTIVLLILNGALLGVAFAATAMHGVSGNLLDFIAAHGPVELSVIVLASAAGLKLAVALLLPGELPRGDALKTHGRTAVRIVLGGAPLLVGVGLIEGFVSPGSFFPTWLKATLGLGLGVMVWVYLLRFGRRAWLERAAGAARAPEVW, via the coding sequence ATGCCCGCCGAGCGCCTCCTTCTGGAGACGCCCGAGCGAGTCGGCCTCGATCTCGAGATCGTGGGGCTGGGGCCGCGCGCCCTGGCCTTCATGCTCGACGCCTTCATCCTCTTCCTCTGGTGGATCTTCGCCGTCTTCGTCCTGGGGCTCCTGACCCGGGGTGACGCCGTCGGCTGGTACGAGGGGCTCTCGGATCTGATCCGGACCCTCCTCTTCGTCGCCATCTTCGCGGTGAACTGGGGCTACGGCCTGATCTTCGAGTGGGCCTGGAACGGCCAGACCCCGGGCAAGCGGGTCGTCGGGCTGCGGGTCGTGCGCCGCGACGGCAGGCCCTACGACCTGGTCACCTCCGCGGTGCGCAACCTCTCCCGCCTCGTGGACGGCTTCCCCTTGAACACCTACGCGATCGGCCTGACCACCGTGGCGGTCACCACCGAGCACCGCCGCCTGGGCGACCTGCTCGCCGGGACCGTGCTGGTGCGGGACGCGCCCCCGGATCTCTCGGTCTACGGTAGCGGCGGCGGGGTGGAGACCGAGGGGCTGGAGCGGATCGCCCCCCTCGAGGCGCAGGTCTACGAGACGGTGGCCGACTACCTCGACCGGCGGGAGCACCTCGATCCGGCGGTGCGGGAGAAGGTCGCCCGCGCCACCCTGGAGATCGTCCTCTCGGGGAGCCGGGATCCGGCCGGGGAGCGTTCGGCGGCCGGGGAGGGCGGCGCCGCCATCGACGCCTACCTGCGGCGCCGGATGGAGGCGAGCCGGGCCACGCGTCGCGGCGCCGGGGTCGGCGCGGCGGCCCTCCTGCACTTCGTGGCGCGGCGGCGGGAGGACTGGGAGCACCTCGCCGACGCCCTCGACCGCCTGGTCCTCGGCCGGGCCTCCCTGGCGGACCTCGAGGACCTCGACAACCTCTACCGGCAGAGCAGCCGCGACCTGGCCTGGGTGCAGACCCGCTACCCGGGCTCCACCGCCTCCCGCTACCTGCAGGGCCTCTGCGCCCGGGCCTACCGGGAGGTCTACCGGGGCACGGGCGACCGCCGGGAGGCCTTCCGGGCCTTCTGGCGGCGCGACTTCCCGCTGGCGGTCTGGGACTCGCTGCCGCAGGTGCAGCTCGCGACCTTCCTCCTCGCCCTCGGCGCGCTGACCGGCGCCCTCCTGGTCCACCTCGATCCGGCCGTGGCGGACGACGTCCTCGGGCCGGCGCTGATGGAGACGGTGCGCTCGGGGAGGGTCTGGACCGACGACCTCCTCTCGGTGGCGCCCCCCTCCCTGGTGAGCGCCCGCATCTTCACCAACAACCTCTCGGTGACGATCGCCGCCTTCGCCGGCGGCCTCACCTTCGGGGTCTGGACCATCGTGCTCCTGATCCTCAACGGCGCGCTCCTCGGCGTCGCCTTCGCCGCGACGGCCATGCACGGGGTCTCGGGCAACCTCCTCGACTTCATCGCGGCCCATGGCCCGGTGGAGCTCTCGGTGATCGTCCTGGCCTCCGCCGCGGGGCTCAAGCTCGCGGTCGCCCTCCTCCTGCCCGGAGAGCTCCCCCGGGGTGACGCGCTGAAGACCCACGGCCGCACGGCGGTGCGGATCGTCCTGGGCGGCGCGCCCCTCCTGGTGGGGGTGGGGCTCATCGAGGGCTTCGTCTCGCCGGGGAGCTTCTTCCCCACCTGGCTGAAGGCCACCCTGGGCCTCGGCCTCGGGGTGATGGTCTGGGTCTACCTCCTGCGCTTCGGCCGCCGCGCCTGGCTCGAGCGCGCCGCGGGGGCAGCCCGGGCGCCCGAGGTCTGGTAG
- a CDS encoding aminotransferase class IV, translated as MTTIVSIDGKLVPPEGATISVFDRGFLYGDSVYEVVRTYQGRPFELGAHLDRLAHSAARIGLRLPWSREQLTRAVNDILEASGHGAQERESYLRIVVTRGSGEIGLDPSLAVEPRTILIARVLEQPAVEAYREGVTVALVGGREGLRRHVDPSAKTGNYLPNVLAVAEARERHAYEAVMVDERDRLTEGSSSNVFLVQFGIVRTPPLAVGILEGVTRRTVIEVCREAKIPVEEARLTTADLHSADEAFLTSSIREIVPITRVEDQPVGTGKVGDVTRAVQAAFRGRTGPPFGEPRF; from the coding sequence GTGACCACGATCGTCTCCATCGATGGAAAGCTGGTGCCCCCCGAGGGCGCCACCATCTCCGTCTTCGACCGGGGCTTCCTCTACGGCGACTCGGTCTACGAGGTCGTGCGCACCTATCAGGGGCGCCCCTTCGAGCTGGGCGCCCACCTCGACCGCCTGGCGCACTCGGCGGCCCGGATCGGCCTGCGCCTGCCCTGGAGCCGCGAGCAGCTGACCCGCGCGGTGAACGACATCCTGGAGGCCTCGGGGCACGGCGCGCAGGAGCGCGAGAGCTACCTGCGGATCGTCGTCACCCGGGGCTCGGGAGAGATCGGCCTCGATCCCTCCCTGGCCGTCGAGCCCCGCACCATCCTCATCGCGCGCGTCCTCGAGCAGCCCGCCGTGGAGGCCTACCGCGAGGGAGTGACCGTGGCCCTGGTCGGGGGTCGGGAGGGGCTGCGCCGGCACGTCGATCCTTCCGCCAAGACCGGCAACTACCTGCCGAACGTCCTCGCGGTCGCCGAGGCCCGGGAGCGCCACGCCTACGAGGCGGTGATGGTCGACGAGCGAGACCGCCTCACCGAGGGCTCCTCCAGCAACGTCTTCCTGGTGCAGTTCGGCATCGTCCGCACGCCACCCCTCGCCGTCGGCATCCTCGAGGGGGTCACCCGCCGCACGGTGATCGAGGTCTGCCGGGAGGCGAAGATCCCGGTGGAGGAGGCGCGCCTGACCACCGCCGACCTGCACAGCGCCGACGAGGCCTTCCTGACCTCCTCCATCCGCGAGATCGTCCCCATCACCCGGGTCGAGGATCAGCCGGTGGGGACGGGGAAGGTCGGCGACGTCACCCGCGCCGTGCAGGCCGCCTTCCGGGGCCGCACCGGTCCGCCCTTCGGGGAGCCGCGATTCTAG
- a CDS encoding DNA-3-methyladenine glycosylase I yields MAVELVKGEDGVSRCWWATSTPAYAAYHDQEWGRPTADDRWLFEKICLEGFQAGLSWLTILNKRERFREVFADFEIDRVARFDRRSVERLMKDVGIVRNRKKIESTIHNAKRARELRAELGSLAAFVWQFEAPPRKRVELVSQSAESVALSKALKKRGWSFVGPTTLYAFLQAAGVVNDHLPGCAARQGCLDERARFEPPRPR; encoded by the coding sequence ATGGCCGTCGAGCTCGTGAAGGGGGAGGACGGCGTCTCCCGCTGCTGGTGGGCCACCTCGACGCCCGCCTACGCGGCCTACCACGACCAGGAGTGGGGGCGGCCCACGGCCGATGACCGCTGGCTCTTCGAGAAGATCTGCCTGGAGGGCTTCCAGGCGGGGCTCTCCTGGCTGACGATCCTCAACAAGCGCGAGCGCTTCCGGGAGGTCTTCGCCGACTTCGAGATCGACCGGGTCGCCCGCTTCGACCGGCGCTCGGTCGAGCGCCTGATGAAGGACGTGGGCATCGTCCGCAACCGCAAGAAGATCGAGTCGACGATCCACAACGCGAAGCGGGCGCGGGAGCTGCGGGCCGAGCTCGGCTCCCTGGCGGCCTTCGTCTGGCAGTTCGAGGCGCCGCCGCGCAAGCGGGTCGAGCTCGTCAGCCAGAGCGCCGAGTCGGTGGCGCTCAGCAAGGCATTGAAGAAGCGCGGCTGGAGCTTCGTCGGCCCCACCACGTTGTACGCCTTCCTGCAGGCCGCGGGCGTGGTGAACGACCACCTGCCGGGCTGCGCCGCGCGTCAGGGCTGCCTGGACGAGCGCGCCCGCTTCGAGCCGCCTCGCCCGCGGTAG